In Marinilabiliales bacterium, the following proteins share a genomic window:
- a CDS encoding GH3 auxin-responsive promoter produces MAIIGEILKRAVAVSHTIIHEPDPVPAQKKVLAGLLEKAENTKFGTHYRFRDIQSAENIRKAYASAVPYHDYDRIFKEWWKDLYEGAFDVTWPGKPDFFALSSGTTSNSKTIPVTDDMLESIRNAGIRQVLSLAEFDMPPSFFEKEVLMLGSSTSLKKVRGHLEGEISGISVYNIPLWFNRLFYKPGPEISSIDDWDERVSQIAEKAPEWDIGGLSGIPSWIELMLKKVIEHNKAGNIHDIWPNLQVYTSGGVSFEPYRQSFGKIFGRDVIILDTYLASEGYLATQLRRDTDSMALLTDNGVYFEFVPLKTENINEDGSVAEGAQALTIEEVEENVDYILIISTVAGAWRYMIGDTVMFTDRKRAEIKITGRTKYYLNVVGSQLSEFQMIKAVNQVGEEYNTDIQEFTVSAVKRGDDYVHCWYLGCNEKPSDGKEEIARRLDEILQEENKNYKVARSKALKDVEAELVTAKLFYDWTEKMKKKGGQTKVPKVMKEDEFAEWEAFASGRGY; encoded by the coding sequence ATGGCAATTATTGGAGAAATATTGAAAAGGGCGGTTGCGGTTTCACACACGATTATTCATGAACCGGACCCTGTCCCCGCGCAGAAGAAAGTGCTGGCCGGACTCCTGGAAAAGGCTGAGAATACGAAGTTTGGTACTCATTACAGGTTCAGGGATATACAGTCAGCCGAAAACATCCGCAAAGCCTATGCTTCTGCAGTTCCCTATCACGACTATGACAGGATATTCAAAGAATGGTGGAAAGATCTGTACGAAGGCGCTTTTGATGTCACCTGGCCGGGGAAACCGGATTTTTTCGCGCTCAGCAGCGGTACCACCAGTAACTCCAAGACCATTCCCGTAACTGATGATATGCTGGAATCAATAAGAAATGCTGGTATCAGGCAGGTTCTGAGTCTTGCGGAGTTTGACATGCCCCCCTCTTTTTTTGAAAAAGAGGTGCTTATGCTGGGCAGCAGCACGAGTCTGAAAAAGGTGAGAGGCCATCTCGAGGGTGAGATCAGCGGCATATCTGTCTACAACATTCCTTTATGGTTTAACCGGCTTTTCTATAAGCCCGGGCCTGAAATTTCCAGCATCGATGACTGGGACGAAAGGGTAAGTCAGATCGCAGAAAAGGCTCCAGAGTGGGATATCGGGGGTTTATCAGGAATACCTTCCTGGATAGAGCTTATGCTCAAAAAGGTGATCGAACATAACAAGGCAGGGAATATTCACGATATCTGGCCCAACTTGCAGGTCTACACTTCAGGAGGTGTCAGCTTCGAGCCATACAGGCAGAGCTTCGGCAAAATATTTGGGCGGGATGTGATCATTCTTGATACCTATCTTGCCTCAGAGGGATATCTTGCAACCCAGCTGCGCAGGGATACCGATTCAATGGCATTGCTTACAGACAACGGGGTATACTTTGAGTTTGTTCCCCTCAAGACAGAAAATATCAATGAAGACGGTTCGGTGGCAGAGGGAGCACAGGCTCTCACTATAGAAGAGGTTGAGGAAAATGTGGATTACATACTTATCATCAGCACGGTTGCAGGAGCCTGGCGTTACATGATAGGAGATACCGTAATGTTTACAGACAGAAAGCGGGCCGAGATCAAGATCACCGGGCGAACCAAATATTACCTGAATGTGGTTGGATCGCAGTTGTCAGAGTTCCAGATGATAAAAGCTGTAAACCAGGTTGGGGAGGAGTACAATACAGATATACAGGAGTTTACGGTTAGTGCGGTAAAAAGAGGTGATGATTATGTGCATTGCTGGTATCTCGGGTGCAACGAAAAGCCTTCTGACGGGAAAGAGGAGATCGCCAGGAGGCTCGATGAGATATTGCAGGAAGAGAATAAGAATTACAAGGTTGCACGCAGCAAGGCTTTGAAAGATGTTGAAGCTGAGCTGGTCACTGCAAAGCTTTTCTACGACTGGACCGAGAAGATGAAGAAGAAGGGGGGGCAGACCAAGGTCCCGAAAGTGATGAAGGAGGATGAGTTTGCAGAATGGGAGGCATTTGCGTCCGGCCGGGGGTATTGA